DNA sequence from the Salvia splendens isolate huo1 chromosome 19, SspV2, whole genome shotgun sequence genome:
gacaattatacccccgccttgttattgtggagtaaatttgtgattgagggaactaatttctccttaaattagaaaattacatgtattaatactagcctttgatttcttgatcttgtggctatgatttgttctctagttataggtttaaggggctcttgccctagatcactactctatatatatatatatatatatatatataggtatttgatcaaaacaaaaatgtaCTTAAAACAAGAATTACAGACCAAATAATGTCCGTTGGATTATTAAATCTAATCTTAAGATGAGAGTAATTAACGGCCTGATTTATTGTTgagatattaatattttaatcatttttaatcgATGAAGGCTAAATAAGTAAATTTCATTTATAGGTAGTTATACTAAatcctaatttcatgcatcgtaTTCTCTCCTCTAACTGCTCTCTTGTTGATTTTAATAGCCCTTAATTTATTATGCTTCAATACTCCGTTTAAACTGAATGTAGTTATGCATATTCTGTTCAGTTGAAGATTAGCAAAAATTCTTCGTCGATGTAATCATTTTGGCGTCGTCTTATTCATTGTCAACATTTTTGTCTCAAGTCCAAAAACTAGATGCTTGCCATTTCCTTTTAAATTGTTATCTTCCattcaattattcaatttgAGGTGCTTGTATCGCTGTGGAATATATACGGTGAGTTTTTGCAATCTACTTCAGTTGTGTAACTCATTTTTATTGTATGGTTGCAATTTTTATGTTgacgtatgaatttatttttatgaaatttcaTTGATATTGTGTAATCTTTTAAGAATAagttttgatatattttgttacGATATAGACAGCCGGGAATGGATTATGAAACACCATCTACTTCACATGTAGAAAATCAGTTACACGTAGATGACATTGTGGAGAATACAGGTTATCCTTTAAAACATCCTTTGAAGACTTATACTTTTAATCCTTCATTTTATTCTTGCTTATGTATCAATATTAGTAACGATGTAAACTTGGCGTGTGACTATGACATTTTAGTGCAGGCTGTTAGTATATAATTTGTATCAGCTGTTTATGATTTGCTTATAGGTGTGTTTAGTATGACCCATATTTGTATATGATAGTTGTAGCACTTCTATGAAGCGATTTCAATCTATTATGACATATAATAATAGGAATTACCCTTTTGAATCTatacatttaatttattattttctttatagTAGTATCAATTATGAaccgtttttattttattattacctATAAGCATACTAGTTCCAGTTAAGGATTATTGTAATTTTCTTATTGAATTTTTGgtattttctcattttgaattatttcagATTTAAATATTCCAGAATGCCCAATAGAATTTAAACCATTTGTTGGTCGTAGCTTCCCTACTTTGGACAACGCAATTGAGTTCTACGAGAACTATGGGCGACGCGTTGGATTTGATTCAAGGAAAAACGGTTCAAAGAAGGTTGATGATATCACCTTATGGTTTTACATGGTGTGTAACAGAGAGGGTGAACAGAAGTTTAATGATCAACAACCCAAACGACGACGAAAATCTAAAAAATGTGGATGTAATGCTTCTGTTGCTTTCAAATTTGATTCAGATCGTGGTTACGTAATTAAACATTTTAACGAAGAACACAACCATCCCATGGTTGAGGTACAACACCACAAGTTTATGAGGCTAAATCGTCGACTTGAACCAGTGCATCAAAAATTTATTTCAGATTGTGCTGGAGCTAATATCGGGCCATCTCTAACTTTCAAGCTGCTTACTGAGTTGATGGGCGGTTATGAGTCTGTTGGTTGTACTGTGTTGGACATTCGTAACTATACACGAGATATCAGAAGATACGCTGAAGGATGTGACGCCCAAATGATCATAGATGAGTTGAAGAATAAGAAGCAAAATTGTGATGCCTTCATGTACGAGTATGAAGTTGATTCTCAGAGTCGTTTGAATCATTTGTTTTGGTGCGATCCTATAGCCAAGTTGAATTTCTTGCAATTTGGTGACATTGTTTCTTTCGATACTACGTACTCAACTAACAGGTAAATTTATGTAGGTATATTTTATGCTTTTTTTTGGTTTGTTATGACATGTTATGTTGATATACCAGTACGTTCGATTAAATCGTTTAATATCCCATTTTTTTTGCTCGAAGGTACTCCATGATATTTGCTCCGTTTACTGGTAAGGATAACCATGGTCGTGCAGTGTCATTTGGAGCTGGTTTGCTTTGTAGTGAGAGTGCGGATTCGTTCTCTTGGCTTTTTAATCAGTTTGTGAAATGCATGGGCAATCATCCGAAGTTGATAATTACTGATCAAGACTTGGGCATGAAAGTAGCTGTTGAAAAAGTTCTGGTGAATACTCGACACAGATGGTGTATGTGGCACATCATGGCAAAGGTAGCTGAAAAGGTTCCTAAGTCACTTCTTGGTAATAATGATTTCAAAAAGGATTTGAATTCATGCGTTTGGTCTGAGTTGATTGAACCTACTGAGTTTGAAGACAAGTGGAAGAATGTGATGGTGACTTATGATCTTGTTGACTCTGAATGGTTTGTCTCTATGTTTGAATCAAGAAGGTATTGGGTTCCAGCCTACTTTAGGGACTTTCCTAATAGTTCGTTGATAAAGACGACATCTGTTTCGGAGTCGCAGAATAGTTTTTTCAAGAGGTACACTCAGTCTAGGGCGAACCTggttgtttttttaatgaatttcaaTAATGCAGTTGATGCCCAAAGAAACTATTCTGCAAAGCTGGATTATATGGATTTTAATACAACTGCAAAGTTGAAGACAGAATGGTCGATTGAGAAGCACGCATCCACAATATTTACTGATGGGGCGTTCATGGAAATTCAAGAACAGATTATGGAGGCTTATAACCATTGTAGTCTGGTTTCTATTTCCAATGACTCAAGTACAGAGATTTATAAGGTTTTAGATCATTTTTCAAACACCTGGACGGTCACATTATCTGCGCAGGATTCGATTTGTGTATGTGGTTGTAAGATGTTTTTGAGGACTGCTCTTGTATGCTGCCACATCTTCTTGGTGTTGAAGAACAAAAAATATCGATTGATTCCGGAGTATCTGATTGGTGGTCGATGGTTGAAATCTTCTTTGCTTAAGGCTGTTCATGGCGTCCAAAACTCAGATGTTGCCACCCATGTTTATGTTGATGAAAAGAAGAAGGCTCAAGCAATTTTATTGGGAGAGATGTTGGGTCTGTACCAAGCGGTGTCTGTTGATATTGACCAAATTCATGAGCTGACATTGATAGTGCGTGAAGCTCGACAACAAATTTTTGCCGATGGGGTTGTGACGTCTACAGcacagaagaagaaaataatggAGGAATTTTATGGGGCTGAGGCACCTCAGGAAGTGGAGGTTCAACCACCTGAAGTTGTCAGCACCAAGGGATCCGGTAGTAGACTCCCTTCTAGAGTTGAGAAGGCTTTGAAGCTTAAGAACAAGCCTATGCGTCAATGCAAGAAATGTCAGGAGTGGGGTCACCATGATTCTAGGAATTGCGACAAatttaaagagaaagaaatgaTGCGCTCCAGAAGAAATGCTGATGTTTGATACaagttttttagtttttaaatgtgatgtttgtttaattcatttagtTTGAACATTTCGTTTGCAAAGTTAAGATTATAGGAATGAAAGtggtttaatttttaaatttttgtggcTTTCTTTTTTGGCCATAGGTATACGGTTTGGataaattttgtaattattaTGCTTAATGTTACATTATTATGATCATGAcctattttttgtttgttatgaCACATTAGAATACATTCATCTTTTGAgttataaaatataatcatgTGTTACGATTTCAATGTAGTTATAGTTTCACCCTTTTTTAACATACTCTTGTTATGACACATAACATCACCTAATATGACCAAAATGGTTGTCtattattctacataatttttgTGGATTGCTTGAAATCTTTTCcacttaaaaaaatgcatgGTTGTTGTACTGCATTTGTTACACACCAAATTATTTTTGTGTTGATCGTACTGTTGTTTAGGTAAGTCGTTTGGGTCACAACAGTGTTAGATTTTGATTTATggtgttattattattatgacaCATTGTTTACTCCAATTGTTATGACCTTTTTATGCACTCTATTATGCCTTAATATATGGTTTACTGTTTACAGCCTTAAACGTTTCGAAAAAACAACCATTAATGAGAAGACCGTATGATGGAATTACTCTTAAGACACATTATATTACCATGAcctattttttgtttgttatgaCCCATTAGAAGATATTCATCTTTTTAGTTATAAAACATAATCATGTGTTATACATTGAATGTAGTTATAGGTTCACACTATTTTAACATACTCTTGTTATGACATATAACATTAATTAGTATGACCCAATTGGACGTCtattattctacataatttttgTGGATTACTTGAAATCTATTTCACTTAACAAAATGTATGGTTGTTGTACTGTATTTGTTACAAACCTGATTATTTTTACGCGGATCGTTCTGTTGTTTTGGTACTTCGTTTGTGTCATAATAGTGTTAGATATTGATTTATGgggttattattattatgacaCATTGTATACTACAAAAGTTATGACCTACTTATGCATTCTTTTATGTCTCAATATATGGTTTACTGTTTACAACACCACTTTCGAAAAAATACTTTTAATAAGAAAACCGCAAGAAGGAATTACtctaaaaaaattcataactTATAGGAGAACCAGACTGACGTTGTGTTTGATATCCGTGAGATGTGTAAAACACAATTCCAAAAAAAGGGTAACAGTGTCATCAAAGAAACgaacaaaatgaaaaacttaTTTAACCTACGAAATATACATTTGCACCGATCCGTAGTTCGCTATCATGTGTTCTACGTTGATCTTGGTTTTCTTGTTTTCCTTCGCATAATGTTTATATGCCGCTTCTTTATTGAGTAACGCGCTGTGATTAATTCCTGCCAACATCAACACACGGTTGTATTTAGCTCTTAAAAACTGTAGCACACCTTTGTTCTTTGTTGTTAGCCCACAATTCCATTGGCCCTCCCTTTCACCCATGTAGACTTCAAGGTGTCTAAGCAAATAAACGCCACTGTCTTCTGCATTGTCTCTTGTTCTCCAACTCATCTTCATCCTCTGAATAGGAGCATTTATAACTGATTTGCATTGATTGTGACATCCTATTCTTGATAAATACTTACAAAAGAATGTCCTCTGTAATGCATGTAAAGTGTTAGTTTCAGTAATTATGTTGTAGTAATGTGAGTTGTAATTTGAATTCGTACCAATGCCTCTGGAATACTTCCGTAGGTGAATCGCATGTCATTGTCTTCTCCATCTTTACAAGCATCTATAATCACCACTGATTTTCGTTTGAAACAAAAGCACACAGTGTAGTACCTTTTTGAAATGCAGAATGCAAAGAATACCTATTTTGTGTAATGTGTTAGTACTGAATGGTAGAATGAGTGATTTTTTTGTTCATAGTAACGTAGTAGAATGATTATGACTATGCAGCAACATACCATGTCTATGTCACCCCATGCGAAGTGTGGTATTTCGCTGACCTCTTTGTCAATGTTTGAGGCAAATTCATCTAGTTTGTCTGCATCATCATCCCGTCCATTACTCATAACAACCGTGTATAGCTGCACATATTTGTATCAGAAGTGTTAGTTTTTATGCTTAGGTTAAAAAAGCATCGAATGGGGTAACTCACGGCAGGGTAGGTTGTGAAAAATAGTCGTTTTGGAGAGGTGACAGATTTCAATGCTTCCATATGGTTCAGTACGGAGCAGAATGAGCTAATTACTCCACTTGAAACCTCATGATGTGGCAGTAGCGAACAGAACTCCAAAAGCATGACCTCAACTACTCGGTCATTGTAGATAATTTGTTCTCTGTACTTATTACAATTATATATTTGAATGAATTCAgggtaaaaaaaaaacaaaatccttGAAGATATCAAAACGCTTACTCATTCCCGTGGTGAGTGGTCATCAACCAGTAATACATTACTCGTTCATCTGGTGTAAGCTTTCGTGACACAGACACTGCTCTCTCAAGAAATGGTGATCGCAGTGCATTAGAACATCTCATGTCTGTCTTGGTGCGAATGTT
Encoded proteins:
- the LOC121779108 gene encoding protein FAR1-RELATED SEQUENCE 5-like; translation: MDYETPSTSHVENQLHVDDIVENTDLNIPECPIEFKPFVGRSFPTLDNAIEFYENYGRRVGFDSRKNGSKKVDDITLWFYMVCNREGEQKFNDQQPKRRRKSKKCGCNASVAFKFDSDRGYVIKHFNEEHNHPMVEVQHHKFMRLNRRLEPVHQKFISDCAGANIGPSLTFKLLTELMGGYESVGCTVLDIRNYTRDIRRYAEGCDAQMIIDELKNKKQNCDAFMYEYEVDSQSRLNHLFWCDPIAKLNFLQFGDIVSFDTTYSTNRYSMIFAPFTGKDNHGRAVSFGAGLLCSESADSFSWLFNQFVKCMGNHPKLIITDQDLGMKVAVEKVLVNTRHRWCMWHIMAKVAEKVPKSLLGNNDFKKDLNSCVWSELIEPTEFEDKWKNVMVTYDLVDSEWFVSMFESRRYWVPAYFRDFPNSSLIKTTSVSESQNSFFKRYTQSRANLVVFLMNFNNAVDAQRNYSAKLDYMDFNTTAKLKTEWSIEKHASTIFTDGAFMEIQEQIMEAYNHCSLVSISNDSSTEIYKVLDHFSNTWTVTLSAQDSICVCGCKMFLRTALVCCHIFLVLKNKKYRLIPEYLIGGRWLKSSLLKAVHGVQNSDVATHVYVDEKKKAQAILLGEMLGLYQAVSVDIDQIHELTLIVREARQQIFADGVVTSTAQKKKIMEEFYGAEAPQEVEVQPPEVVSTKGSGSRLPSRVEKALKLKNKPMRQCKKCQEWGHHDSRNCDKFKEKEMMRSRRNADV